DNA from Osmerus mordax isolate fOsmMor3 chromosome 2, fOsmMor3.pri, whole genome shotgun sequence:
tagcaTGATGATGATATAAATGGTTATCTGAACAGGATGGTTGTGGAACACTGACGAGGTTGGGACAAGAACAGTCCAAGAAAGTGGAGTCATTTGCAGTCTCCAGTAGCATCCATAGTCAGTTCGATTGTCACTGGCGTCTCCCGGCAACAGATTTGTTGACAAGCTTGTGTGAGGGGAAATGGGAGCGGACCAGGCTAGGCAGAGCCAGCACGCTGAGGGAGATGACGTCATTAGAGGCCCAGCGACTTGCGGACGATCTGTTGGGCCAGGCTGTAGAACTGTTCTCTGTCCTCGCGCCACATCTTGGAGGCGTCCACGTTGGCTCCGCTCTCATCGTTGGGCtctgcagagaggagaaggtggCAGAGAGACGGTTGTCATGAGAACACAGTCCATTTAAGACCACTCCCCTGCCAAATCATCAGACCATCAGGTCAGGACATTGGAATAAGTATGCATTGGAAAAGTGTGTGAAGGACAGAAGGAAGGTGTTTGAAGGAAAGATTTCTTTAAACCCCCTTGTCCCGTGTACAGAAGCtcagttcctctcctcccttgtgCATGTAAAAGGGCCAGGAATCAAGCTATGTATTATTCTGGAGAGTCCACCAGGAGAGTATAGAGATGCGACTGAGGAACGGCCCCGGGGCAGGGAGTCTGCAGGGTAGGATCTACTGCAACGGGTCAACTCCAGCAGATGGAACTCTACACGGTACAGCTTCATCCTCCACACCCTTAGACCTGTCGCCACCTCCATTCTCACAGCACATCTCTTTGTGTGGGACTGACATCTGATCAGCCCCGGTGACAAACGGAGCACAGAACCTCCCTGGGGCTGACCTCCTAATACTCTGACATGTAGACATCCACTGGAGCCCTTGAGAtccttcacacacgcacaatgtGACAGTGACAATGGCAGACGATACATACATCTGTAagtacacgtacacacgcacacacagacctgctagCATGCTGACTACAGAGAGGAGGATCTTCTCGACGCTCTGCACGGGGCTCCACCTCTCTGCGCTGCTCTCGTAGCCCATGGGGTCGTCACCGGGAGCGTGCAGGATGGAGATACATACGCGGCCATCTGGGTAGACTGGAGACCGGGGAGGAGAGAACGTTACTGAAGACAGTACAATGTACACGCACACGCCTGAGCAGTCATTAGGAATTGACAATGTAACTCTGCTGACAGATACAGATGCAGGTCTATTGAGAGTGAACCTCCTCATAGGCAGACAAacaagcaagcagacagacagacacctgtGCTGGGTCCATATCAAAGCCAGCTGGCCTAGCGCTCCAACAGCCCCTCAGACATGCAGCGGTAGATTGTTATCTACAGCCAGGACCAGGCTGTGGCCCTACCGCTCTGCCAGGCTTgccacagatagacaggcacagGTAGGCATAGATATGGATCCGGCCCTGCCATCTGAtagctcctccatctctcagacCTGCCAGGGCCACCAGACTGATAACACCCTGCCAACAGGAAGCCCCttatctgaccccccccccctccgtcggAGCCCTCAGATACAGTACACCTTGATGAGGAGTGTAACAGTAGCAGAAAAACTAACCACAGGGCTCTCACAGGGCCATAAGGGCTGGgggtatctggtgtgtgtgtgtgtgtgtgtatgtgtatgttaaaCCACTCAAGGATTCATACTGAAATTCATTCGCAACCACTTAACCACTAACTGGCTGTAGGCTAAAAAGCCAAACAGCTATTTTATCGGCTCGTTCTCATGTTGACCAAAAAGACAACCACTTACCCAAGACAAAGCCGGAAACACCACCTGACtacacaacaaaacacagacCATTTCTCCCAGCAGTTGTCTGGCTGCATGCCAGACGAGCACAATAGCGGGGCCACGTTAGAGTGTGTGCGTTCATGTGCCGGTAGTTTAGCTCACACATCAGAGAAACATCAGAGGCAACACGGACACCTAGTCCTTTAATCAGCTGCACTGAGCGTGCTCCAACCCCCCTCAGATCAACGCACACCGTGCTCTCTTATTTACAGCCCAGGTCATGGGACCGGCCTGGCCTGGGCTCCACAGAGAGGGCAccagcaacataacacacacactagcattctcatcctccccttctccctgacATCAACAAAGGAAACTGGAGATGGATGAATCACCAATACTACAATAGTGTGAcatttgaagaagaaaaaaaaagtgttcaaCAGTGGCTTTTAAACTGTTGAGTTACACACACGATTCTCTCCATTTCTACTTCACCCCCAGCCTAGTTGATACTGTGTATGGATTTCCACTTACTGTTGGGGTGGAACATCTCGCAGGTGAACCTCATcttgggggggctgagggggtaaTCTGAGGGGAAGCTCAGGATGGCAGGAAACACCCCACCCTCAAAGCAGGTGTCTTCAGGACCCCTGGGGAGGGAAACGCACACGTTATAAAAGAGAAGAAACTAAGATTAAAACAGTGTGATACAGATCGTGCTATGTCACACAAACATGGTCTTCGCTCCctatccagccagccaggctgAGTATCAGATCAGACCAGGAGAGGTGGGCTTATGAGGGGGTTAGATGCTGCTCCTGTAGTGGTGGTTGTCTGGACCTCCATCTAGTGTCCCTTTGTCTCTGTCATCACAAACTGAGATGGGTTCAGAAGTAGTTTATCTGCCCTGGGTTAGGATTATACAGGGTGTCATGCTTCACATAGGGAGCACTTTTTAGAGAACCTGGTGTATGGATGATGTAACAGCTGGGAAAGACAATGAACAAGGTCTATATAGATATGAGGAAAGCAAGTGAAGACATGTGATAATGTCTGACTgtatcacatttagtcatttaacagacgctcttacccagagcgacttacagtaagtacagagacattccccccgaggcaagtagggtgaagtgccttgcccaaggacacaacgtaattttcacagcctggaatcaaaccggcaaccttctgattaacagcccgattccctaaccgctcagccatctgacccctactGTACCATGACATTCTATGAGCACCAATTGGCTACTGTGCTGGTCATGGAGCCCACAGTAATGTATGACTTGCTCTTGTACTTGATGTGTTGCCAAGTAGATACAGATGTAAACAGTGTGACCAAGACAGATCCCCAAAACACATTTCCATAAACATCTATAAAAAGAACTTCATGTTCATTTTGCATACCGTTTTGGCCTGCCAATCAAAACCTGTCTTCTGGAAGGTATGAATCATCGACATGAGAACACCATGAACAGTTTTAATCTAATTTCCTTAAGAGTTCAAACCTGGCTGGCCCATCAGACCCACTTCCTTGTTTTGATTGGCAAAAACCCTAATCACTTAAACAAATCCCCATCTGATCTTTCAGCTACTCATCAGCTGATTGATGGCTGCTCCTGCTTTATCTCTCCCCATCTGTGGAACCTTGTGGTCCGGCCGGGTGTTCAGCGGGACAGTCATGAGTGTCTATACTCAGGCATATGTTTTATATCTTGTGACCTGGTTTCCAATCCAAAATCTCAGGCAATCTCATCTCTGACGGGCTTTGAGAGTGGCAAACAGCTGTCACGGAACGCTGCtgctcctgctctgtgtgtttatggttaTGTGAGCTGTGGAGGTTTAAGTATCAGGGGCTATTACACCATATGGAATTCtaatctctgtccctctcctggtAGCCTGTAGCCCAGGCTGTAGCATAAGGCGTTGGGAGACTCCAACAACAGAAGTTAGCAGTGAGGAAAATTGCAACATGGAGGATAAAAAGCAATAGGGGCCTACCATTACAAAAGCAGGGCTATTGGTTAAGGTCTGTATGGTACCCTGTCATGGCTGCAACAGTAGAGCTCAATGGAGTGTTTATATCTTTATTAAGAAACCAAGGTATCTGAAAAGTATCCCGTTATCTAAGGCTCTAGCTAAAACTCAGCATTGAATTTTGATTCAGTTACTGAgtgaacacaaacaaaaatgaTCCTGTTGACCTACACGTGTAGTATATTGCACAACCGAGTCAGCATTTAGTTGTCTAGCTATGTAGGATCTAGCAGTCACTGCATGGAAGAGGGACACCTAGAGACCAATAATCTACAATACAACTAGTTTAAATCAATCATTTAAAGGTTTGTTGTTGTATTATTGCACAATGCTCGGAGTCTACTAACAAAGAcctcctctgtctgcctgcctgattAACAGCTTTGTGTTGATGTATTAAACACCAAATAGTCTAAAGGAAATACAGCCAGTGTGCGTATCTAAGAATTCTGCATAGAATCCTACTTTCTGGAGCAATCATTGACTATATGGTATTTGTTACAAGACATGAGGTGATTGCTTTTACTAACCTACAACCTAATATTGCTACAAACTTACATAATGAGTGCCTCCCATTCAAAGAAGTTTTCTTCATTTGCCGGAcctacaaaaataaaatacataattacaTGAGACATAACCCTTGTTAAAATAATGTGTAATACGTGAAATGTTTTCATTTCAGAATGAACTAGCTGTGTTTGTTGAGCGTTAAAAATAACTACTGTAGCTGCGTATCCCTTACCAGCAACAATCCCCTCTGGTGGATTCAATGTCAGCTCTGCAACATGGCATCGTAAAGAAAAACACAATTATAGTTTGAGTCATAGCATGTCAACTTGTAATTAGCTCTGCCAAACAACCGTCAAAAAGTTAGCAAGTGAGCTAACTGGCTGATTAGCTGGTGGGGGTTAGCCTAGCTTTCTAATCTGATGACGAGTACCTAGGTAAACTAGCCCCTTTAGGCTAGCGCAATATAGCTATCTGTCAAATAAGGTAGCTATCTTACAGTACTGGCTAGTTAACAAAACACTGAAGCTGCCAACTCACGCTTATATTCAGCCATCAGTCTCTTCAACGCCGTGCCAGCCATTATATCGAACTCAAAATCTTAAAGTAAACACAATCTTGTGATTTTGTTGACAACGCAGCTGTAGACAGCTGACGATCAACTGCTTGTGTGCGCACTACTTCCGGGTTGGCAGTTGACGTCATGGGGCCGCTGGCCCTTCCACTCTAGTCTTGCGAATTGATTAAAATCAGGAAACCACTAAAGTAAAACACATCGACACATTGAAAAGTCGACATATTGCAGGTATGAAAACAAAAGGAAAGCAATACACTAAAACACATTAATAACATGTCTGAATACCTTATGTCCTGTCCAGAGCCATAGAGAGTTGATTGATAGTGGTGCTGGCTTTGGAGAGGGCAGGGATGGTAGTGCAGTTTAACTACGTGTCTGCTCACACAGGGTTGGTGGGAAATGAAAGGGCAGGTGAGGTTGCTCATCGCCCTAgtgtcctgtctccccctgtgttATCCCGTTTCTCCCCTTTCCAATGGTTTGGTTGCTCAATAACAAATCTCACCAGATTTTTCAAAATATGTTTTGTAAGTTGCCTTTGTTTTATTCTCAAAACATACAGAAGCGTCAATATATGATCCATTGTTGAAGATGCTTgtaataaacattttttttaaattgagaaATGAAAAAGATGTGGAAGGAGTAAAGTAAATGAAACATTGTTATTTTCTTTGTTGAGAAACGTTGTCAGGGAAAAAGAATTATTAGTGAAGAAGACATTTGACAAACATCTACTGTTCTCACCGAGCTACTGTAAGACTTAAAAATAGCATTGAAACTAAGAAGTTACTGAGGAGTCAAATACAAGCTCAGCTTCTACAAATACTGCACATGTTCACAAACTATTTTAAGTCTAAATTGTATACACTTAAGAATCATCACAACAAGATTCATATCCGATGTTTGCAGCGGTAAGTTTTGTCACTtgttgtcatgtgtcaagaacTATGAAACATAAAATGACAGTGCACGTTGATGAATCAAAATGTCTGAAGTTTAGAAATGTAATCAGAAATTCATAAATAAATACTGTATAGACAAAAAAAAGTAGAAAAATGAGTACATTTTGGCAATTGCATTATTTCACAATGATTTAAAAGACCATTGAAGTGTTGCTGAGAGTGAGCAGCAGGACAGCTTCCTCAATCATCTGAAGCCTTCACTCGTCACTCGTCACTTCGCTCGACCTCTCAGAAATATCTACAGAGAAAAAAACGATGATAGCTTTGGTACAATTGCTCAAATGATTAGACTATTAACGTAAATATCTTTCATACAATATGTGTTTTTGTCGATGAGAGGGAAGTATTGCCTCATGCACTGCACTGGTTTCAATCACACTAATGTGATCGTCAAAGACCAGCATTCATACAGAAATATCCAGAAAGACTTTAGAAAAGCAAAGTACAGCCGGCAAGGTAAATGCTATAAGCAAGAATCATGGATACAAACATTATTGGTTTCAAGTCATCTTGTggccagcaggcaggcaggcagaaggagagatgggTCCCTGTGTCTATTttatgaggggggtggggatgtcAGCGTTTGGACAGGCAATGCAGAGTAGATGGGTTATCTCAGTGCTAAAAATGAACAGAGAAAAAACCCTTTGGGGCAAATTGAAATTCACAAACGGAATTTGAATTCCCTTTAAGTATTTTGTAAAGTAACATTTGATACCAACACTGGCATTCACAGAGAATAAGCAGCAGGTTCAGAATAGTGCCACAGTGAAGTTCCCCCTAAACGCTGGTCTAGGATCAGTTTGCTCCTAAAGGCTCATTTACAAACATATGATTGAAGAAAAATAAACTGACCTTACATCAGTGTCTAGGGGGGCGGGGGACTTCACAAcctcaggagaggagagggcagccgGAAGTGAAAGACCAAGAGGGCGAGAGGCTGACAGGGTGAAGGGTGGTGGCCtacctggggctgggggctgggaaggggaggtggtggtgatggagatgctggaggggtggagggcacCCCCACAGGTGCTAAGAGAAAAGAGCATCAATACCTGCCGGGGTGAGAACCAGGGCCTGGAGCAGGTCAGACAGCGACACGATCCCCCTCACCAGGTCCTCGCTGTCAACCAGCACCAGACGGTGAACCTAAAGGGGAGGAGCCTAGCTTAGAAAGTGTCATCAACAGATAAGGGCTGCAACTTATCGGAGATCTCAGAGCAGCGCTACCTCAGCTTCTGCGATGCGGTCTATTATCGTCTCCAGAGTCTCATGGGGGTAGCACTTCAGCACCCCCTCCACGCAGCACGCTCTCATTTCAATCACCTCCCGCATCGTCAGGTTCAGGTTATTGTAGTTCTTCTGAGCTGCCAGGTTCTACAACGACGACAAACTCCTTTTAGGACTTGACACTGCCCCAAAGTGGTACATATTTGAACTGCGCTTACAAAAATGTTCACATTTCCAAGTGCATACATGGCCTTTCTGCCTGGCAAAGCTACCGCTTGGGGAAGTGTAGTCAGTGTGAATTTCTCTCTGATCAGAATGCCTGAAACTATTAACCAATATACCTGTGTGTCAGTTTGATTCAGTGTTGCTTTGTGTTGGACTTACAATCACATCAAATCTGGAGTAGAGTGCCACCACTTTTCCTGCAGAAAAAGTTCATAGAAAAGTCAGGGCAAGGCTGTCAATCAGCTTAAACTTACAAGCTCAGCTCACGTTAAAGAAAACACACAGGGACTTCCTCCAGATACCTTTTTCATTGACAACGGGGAGGGCAGAGACCCGCCGCTCTACAAAGATGGCGAGAGCATCGTACACTGTGGCTGACTCCTGCACAGTGGCCACTTTCTTAAACGTTCCAATGTCCACTTCTCCAATCCGCTTCTGGAGAAAACGTGGTTTGATGATCATGGATCCCTAAGAAGAACCAGCCAAAGAACACAGACAACAGTCAGGTCTTAATGAGCATTGTCCCTGTCGAATAAACCACATGAAGCACACTTCTGAGGAAACATTAAGAAGTTGACAGTTTTTCTTGGGTTAGGATCAACATTCGAACACATCAAGATTGGTTGGAAAAGCTCTTACGAAGAGGTGTAAGAACTTGAGGATGCGTttatgtgtgagaatgtggagcacgttGCCAGACTCTGGATCAATGACAGGCAGCCTGTGGATCTTGTTCTTCAGTAGAGAGTAGATGGCATCAAAGAGGCTTGGGAGAGGACAAGTACAGTATGTTATCAACAGGGCCCGATTCTGATGCATTCAGTAGAAACCTGCGTAGGAAGTACCTGGATTCTGGAGTGATGCTGATTAAAGAGTGGAAGGAGCACTTCAGGTACACCTCTAGAGCAGGGGGGAAGACAGCACAGTCACAACAGAATCTGCAGAGAGATGTTGAGATGTGATGGCAGACAGAAAAAGGAAATGAGACTCGCTCACCTCGCCAGGTCTCAATCTTGTGTTCCTCCAACTCATAGATCTGGACCTGGAAGACGCCAAAACAGATATACAACATATGCCACTTATGTTCAGTAAATTGTCTGTTTTAAGATATTCTATTCCATTTATTTTCACTCACCAGGGGAGACTTGTAGTATCGGTGAAGAATGTTAATGAAGTCTGTGATGGTCAACATACCTGCAGAGAGACGACCACAAGGTAaaaagtctgtctctctcgctctctctcacacacacgcacacgcacacacacacacacacacaatctgccgCACCCGTTTCTACaggggtagggtgtgtgttattAATAACCCAGGGGAGAGTGTGGGGGATTAGATTGTCCTGCCAAGCAGACACTGGGGCCCAGGTGCTACACTAAAGTTAGAAGTTTGGCACCAATCTTACAAATCAGAGGCGATTGGACCAGGCCAGTCAGGTCATCCTAACCATTCCAAACCCGGGAGGAAAGCCTTCCGGCTCCTTCCTGATCCTGTCTCATTTCTACTCCTACCTAAGGGCTCCTCTGGGTCCTGCAACAAGGCTTTATAGACATGTTTGACACATGCAGAGCTTTTAAGGAAATTGTGTATCAATATGGAGTTGTTTTCTATCAATTGTTGGGCACACGTTTGAATTATTTAATCCAGACTGCAGAGTAAGACTAGGCAGTACTACCGTTGTGGTAGAGGGGGTGCTAGAGCACAGACAAAATGCTGTCATTTACTTCCATCTACATCCAAACACCCTCACAGTCTAAACCCATACCTCAGCACATTCCCTATGAGTCAACCACTCAGAGGTTTATGGGAATGGCTGTAGTGATGTTACCAGGTGTCTGTAATGTGAGTCTGCCTCATAGTTGACCTGTTGGACTTTAAAGGTTAAAGGTGTTTGGCCTGTGCAGGTTCCGAATGTCTGTCTCACCTACGAAACACTGCAGCTTGCTGTCCCACAGAGGCGCGGCTCGAACACCGTTGGCCACCAAGGCGAAGAAAGCTTTtttcacctaaacacacacacacacacacgggacggAAATGTGTCCCAAATGAACTCACTGAGAGGATTTGGATAGGAAGGGAATTTGTGTGCTTCTTAATCAACTCTGAGATGTTTCATGTCTCGTGTAAGTGTGTACCTGCAGCGTCGTGTCAAAAATGACCAGCTTGGAGCTGGTTGGAATGGCATCGTAGCAGGAGTGGTTCATCATGAACTTCATGTAGACGTCGGCATCAGGGTCTGCGGCTCGGTCTGCaatgggggggcagagggggggcaCCCTGCTACAGGTCCGTCAGTCTGTCTCAGTGGTCTAAACCACAGATACTCATCTCTTTCTGGCTACTGTGATGGCGCAGAGacaaaccctaacccacatGGGGGAGTACACTCTGACACgcgagcagaaacacacacacacactgaacacccgAGAGTTACCTGTCTCCTCCTTCATAGAGAGCTCATCCTCCTCAAAGAAAGGGacctacacacagagagagaacaatcaTGACCAATTCAGGTACGTGAGAACCCCTTCACAACTAAATCTACAATGATGGAAGAAgcattgagagttgacagcttGTGACTCAAATTAACAGGCTGTATTTCTGACTAAAATAAACCCCTAGCAAAGCTGGGGGTCACAATGAGGCACAAGGCCTGGGATCTTTGTTAGGGTcgagaggtcagaggttatcTCACAAGCTGGCAGGCTACATGCTCCACGAGGACTAGGTCAACTCTGACAGCACAATGATACTCCCCATATAGAACAGGTAAACTCCATAAGAACCAACGAAAAGTATTTTGAGCCTCGTAGCAAATCAACTCTTTTCACTGATTTTGACTGTATTAAATGTAGTAGAATAGGCAGcatagaaaagaagggtagggATTGTGATTAGGTATTTGAGGCAAATAGTGAAAGCTTTGCAGCTTGAAACTTGTCAGATGCATGGTGCAGGACTGGGATTGTGACACATGGCTCTCCCTGACAACATAACTTCTCCGGTCTAGAGCAATCTACTAAACGGACTTCCTGATTTGTAGTGCACAGCTCTGTTATAGAAATGCTCCATCCAGTCATTCCAAAAGACGCTAAATCTAGTCTGCTTCTTATCACACCCAGCCTATTATTATAATCCACACTGCTAAACAACACAAGCACATAGGCAGAGCCAAACAGTGTTCTGTACTCCAGTACACTGACAACAAGATCTACTATGACAAGACACCCACAGCACcaaggacagggggtccctgctTCATGCCTTACCTCAGGTAGAAGCTCCATGTTTGGGGGCTGAGAAGAGGCGAtgctgggtggctggctgggtaGACTGGGAGACTAAAACTGGCTGTGTCTGTCACGTCCTCAGCATGAGCCAACTGAGCTCCAGTCTCACAGAGAGACCAAATCTAAATTGGGCATGGGGGACGGTCAAGGCATGCAGGCAGGGGACTGGTCAgacggggagagggagtggcACCTGCTACTggacagaagagagagcaagggagagagagcaagggagagagaggcgtggCGAGTGAGCGGcaagtaagggagagagaggggtagggggaggtgttgagtgtgtctgtgtacacagCATGCCTTCAGTCATGGCTTAGCAGGGAAGGCTACAGGGCTCGGGTTAGCAGCGCCCATCTCATCTGCCCTGTGTTGAAGagggacggggacggggacaGGAACGATTTTCAGAAGGACATACTACAAGAAGCAGCCATTTTACAACCCCAAACTGTAAGAATGATGAGTTCATATGGATGCAGTTTGGGTTTTCATACCTGAGTTGTCAGGGAAGTCTTTTCTCAAGTAGTGCACAGAGTCGCTGGAGTCGAGGCAGTTTATTTCTTGCGTTATGCAACAAGGAGACAAGTCTGACGCGGTGTTACAAAGTGGTCTGAAGACTAGTCTCCATGAAAACCCATTTATACAACACAGTTCTCAATAGTCATTGGTCCATACACAGATATGCAACTGTCCCAtgtctcttctttcattggctcccctGCATAGCAGCTGTCTAGCTAATAGATCCTGCGcttatgtgcgtgtgtctgagtgGAGAACTACATCTTCAGTTTGGAGTGGATGGAGTTCGACCCTGGTTCCAACACAATATGGAGTTTGACATCTGTTTAGCTTACTTGATGAGTAAAAAATCTTTACATGCTAAGTTAGGGTAACAGTCAGTCTGTTTAAGTAATGATCAGCATGTCTAACTTTATTTGGGGGGTTCCTTCTTTCTGCACTCTAAGATATGTTGTacaaaagtattattttagcttgCATAACACGCACGTAGAAATATTTCTAACAGTGTCTATACTCAATTTGACCTGAGGAAAGGCTCTGTACAcattgctgtcacacacaccagctatcatttacattttagtcatttagcagacgctcttatccagagcgacttacagtaattacagggacattcccccgaggcaagtagggtgaagtgccttgcccaaggacacaacgtcattttgcacggccgggaatcgaaccagcgaccttctgattcctagcccgattctttaaccgctcagccacctgactccctaaaaccCACAAGCCTTGGC
Protein-coding regions in this window:
- the ube2g2 gene encoding ubiquitin-conjugating enzyme E2 G2 produces the protein MAGTALKRLMAEYKQLTLNPPEGIVAGPANEENFFEWEALIMGPEDTCFEGGVFPAILSFPSDYPLSPPKMRFTCEMFHPNIYPDGRVCISILHAPGDDPMGYESSAERWSPVQSVEKILLSVVSMLAEPNDESGANVDASKMWREDREQFYSLAQQIVRKSLGL
- the prkag3b gene encoding 5'-AMP-activated protein kinase subunit gamma-3b isoform X1, which produces MELLPEVPFFEEDELSMKEETDRAADPDADVYMKFMMNHSCYDAIPTSSKLVIFDTTLQVKKAFFALVANGVRAAPLWDSKLQCFVGMLTITDFINILHRYYKSPLVQIYELEEHKIETWREVYLKCSFHSLISITPESSLFDAIYSLLKNKIHRLPVIDPESGNVLHILTHKRILKFLHLFGSMIIKPRFLQKRIGEVDIGTFKKVATVQESATVYDALAIFVERRVSALPVVNEKGKVVALYSRFDVINLAAQKNYNNLNLTMREVIEMRACCVEGVLKCYPHETLETIIDRIAEAEVHRLVLVDSEDLVRGIVSLSDLLQALVLTPADISERSSEVTSDE
- the prkag3b gene encoding 5'-AMP-activated protein kinase subunit gamma-3b isoform X2; the protein is MKFMMNHSCYDAIPTSSKLVIFDTTLQVKKAFFALVANGVRAAPLWDSKLQCFVGMLTITDFINILHRYYKSPLVQIYELEEHKIETWREVYLKCSFHSLISITPESSLFDAIYSLLKNKIHRLPVIDPESGNVLHILTHKRILKFLHLFGSMIIKPRFLQKRIGEVDIGTFKKVATVQESATVYDALAIFVERRVSALPVVNEKGKVVALYSRFDVINLAAQKNYNNLNLTMREVIEMRACCVEGVLKCYPHETLETIIDRIAEAEVHRLVLVDSEDLVRGIVSLSDLLQALVLTPADISERSSEVTSDE